Proteins from a single region of Chitinophagaceae bacterium:
- a CDS encoding type II toxin-antitoxin system RelE/ParE family toxin — protein sequence MKPKREIVYTHQAFNSLNESLNLLKDKVNVQKIKEIRKQILDKVEILATHPESGQIEEFLLELNQGHRRIIYTHYKIIYLSAKDKIIITDIFDTRQDPNKMKA from the coding sequence ATGAAACCCAAAAGGGAAATTGTTTATACTCACCAAGCATTTAATAGCTTAAATGAATCATTGAATTTATTAAAAGATAAAGTAAATGTTCAAAAAATTAAAGAGATTAGAAAGCAAATTCTTGACAAAGTTGAAATTTTAGCTACACATCCTGAAAGTGGTCAAATTGAAGAATTTCTTTTAGAACTAAACCAAGGTCACAGGCGAATAATTTATACGCATTATAAAATCATCTATCTGTCCGCAAAAGACAAAATTATCATAACTGATATATTTGATACACGTCAGGATCCAAACAAAATGAAAGCTTAG